DNA from Gramella sp. MAR_2010_147:
CCAGGAAGTCCCAGCCGTTCATTACCGGCATATTAAGATCCAGGAAAATAAGAGCGTTTTCATCTTTTACGACAGACTCAAAAGCCACTTCAGGATCTGTGAAATCCTTTACATGGCCTTCAAAACCTTCCAGCTCTATAAGTTTTTTGGTTATAAAATTAGAAATGGGCTGATCGTCTACTAAATAGATCTTTTTCATAAATCCTTGGCCTTTAAGTCCATCAATTCTTTTGATGCCATATCTACAACTTCTTTTAATACTCCGTCCATTTCTTCTACGCTTTCAACAAGTTTGGGAATTAATTCTGTTCTACATGCATCATCATCGAAAAATTCAAATAATTCGGCAATTCCCTGAATTCGTGAAAGTGGTTCCCTTATATTGTGAGCATTAAGAGCTGAAATATGGAGTAATTTTTCATTTTTTAAAGTGATCTCACTCGTTCTCGCCTTGATCGTCTGCTTTTGATTTTCAACAATTCTTTCGATCTCCTGATTCTTAGATTGAATGGTTTTGTATGCTTCAGAAAGATTTTTGTTCTGAATTGAAAGTTGTCTTTTTAGATAGATCTCACTAAATTTAGCCTGGATACAATCTACCATTAGCTTTAAGATCTCTACATCACCAACTGAAAATACTTTTTCCTTATCAGCGAGCAAAGATACTAATACTTTTCTTTCATTTTTGTCAAAACACCACCCCCAGAGCACAGGATCGTATAAAGAGTTGATATCCAGTTTATTTTTTATCAGTTTGTCTGGAAATTCATTGGTAAGAATTGGAATACCCTTAAGCATCAGTTCTTTTTCATAATCTAAAATCTCTGATTCCTCCTTTAGATCATACCAAACTTTATTTCCGAATAATTCAAAAAAGAAGTATTTGTTATTCTGAAAAATAGTCATCCTGATAATCTTGAAATTAATCAGATACTTTAGATGAGTTCTACATACTTCAGCTACCTGTTCAAGATTGGCACAACGATTTACATCATTGGCAAATTTTGAATAAGCCTCATAGGTAATTCTATATAACTGAGAGGTATTACGCGTTATATTACTCATAGGATTATGAGATTAGATAATTATTCAGGAGTTTCAAGCAATTCATTATCAATTTTAATCCTTGAAACATCAGCTATGGTATTTAGCATATTTACAAGGTCTGCCTGTGCCATTAGTTCCTGGATCTCTTTAGGAGTAAAGCCAGCGTCTTCCAGTTTTTCAAAATCTTCATCTGAAATATCTGAATGATTTAAAGCAGCCTTTGTTACTACCTGAACAGCAGTTTTGTAACTCATTGGCATGGAAGGGGAATTTAGGTTTTGCGTGGCTTTAAAATCTTCTTCTTCAGAGATCATAGAGCTCATACTGTCTGCAAAGATGCCATGCGCATGGGAACAGTAGTTACAACCTCTTTCTTTGGAAACATTATATATGATAAGTTGTTTTAGAACGTTAGGAACCTGGCCCTCCATTAAAGTATTTTTTAACTTACTCCAGTTGCCTTTCAATAATAGAGCGTTGTCTCCCTGGCATTTGAACCAGTTAAGTACAAAAGGTAGCTGTAAGGTCTTTTTTGTGTCGTCATAAATTTCTTGTACCTCTGGAGATGCTGAGTCATAAGAAACCATTTTGTATCTAGACTGAGTTATGGATAATGATTGATTCATAGGAATTTTGTAGGGTTAAGATTAGTATTTAGACTGTAAATATTACGGTTAATTTTTGTATTTCGTCGATCCTCTGCACTTTTTAACATTTTTTTCCTGTTAAGAATAAATACCACGTAGGACTAGTATTACGCATCATGCTCGTTAAATATTTGATAATCATTAGCGCTTCTCACAGGGTATTTTTAGTTTTAGCTTTTCATAAAATATTCTTACGATAAATGGCAATATTTGGATCTATTATTAAGAGTCTTATAGACCTGAAAGAAAATTTCACCAACGAAGGAGAGGCCGGCAAAAACCAGGTAGATGTATTGAGAGGACTTTTAAAAAAGGCCAAAGATACTTCATTTGGACAGCATTATAAATTTGATGAAATTTTAGAATCAGATAATATTCAGAAAGAATTTGCCAGCCGGGTTCCCTATTTTGACTATAATAAGATAGATAGTGAATGGTGGTATAAGTATCAGGAAGGTGAAGAAAATGTTACCTGGCCGGGCAGACCTCCATATTTTGCATTAAGCTCAGGTACTACCGGGAAAAGCAGTAAAAAAATTCCTGTGACCAGTGAAATGCTGGAATCTATTCGTAACGCAGGGATTAAACAGGTGAGCGCCCTTAGTAATTTTGATCTGCCACCAGACTTTTTTGAGAAGGAGATTATGATGCTGGGTAGTTCTACAGATCTTCAAAAAGAGGGTGATCATGAAGAAGGTGAAATAAGCGGTATTAGTGCCAGCAATATTCCCTTCTGGTTTAAGGGATATTACAAACCAGGTGAAGAGATTTCAAAAATCGACGAATGGGACGATAGAGTTCAAAAAATTGCAGAGACGGCCAAAGAATGGGATATAGGAGCTTTAAGCGGTATTCCTTCCTGGATGGAACTTATGCTTAAAAAGGTAATTGAATATCATCAAGTTGACAATATTCATGAGATCTGGCCAAATCTCCAGGTATATACTTCTGGTGGTGTGGCTTTTGAACCTTATGAGAAAAGTTTTGAAGCGCTACTGGGAAGACCAGTACAGGTGATAGACACTTATTTGGCTTCTGAAGGATTTTTAGCATTTCAAAGCAGACCCGGAACTCACTCGATGAAACTTATTCTGGATAATGGAATCTATTTTGAATTTGTTCCATTTAAGCCTGAGTATATTAATGAAGATGGGTCTATTACAGAAGATGCTCCGGTTATTTCACTGGTAGATGTTACAGAAGAGGAAGATTATGTGCTTTTAATTTCCACTGTAAGCGGTGCCTGGAGATACCTAATTGGAGACACTATAAAGTTTACAGATATAGAGAAGAATGAGATAAAAATTACCGGTAGAACTAAGTTTTTTCTCAATGTTGTTGGATCGCAACTTTCAGTAAATAAAATGAATGATGCAGTAAAAGAATTAGAAGATCAGTTTGATATTAAAATTCCAGAATTTGTAGTTGCTGCAAAAAGGGCGGAAGATGGAGAGTATTATCACTACTGGTATCTTGGAACTGAAGATAATATAGCTGATGAAGAACTTGCAGAAGCGCTGGATAAAGCATTAATGAATGCAAATAAAAATTATAAAGTAGCAAGGGGAAAGGCGTTACACGGTGTCAAAGTTACAGCAATAGCCCCTAATATGTTCCACGAGTGGAATGCCCGTAATAAGAAAAAAGGGGGGCAGGTAAAAATGGAAAAAGTGATGAACGAGGAAAAGCTTGATGAGTGGATTCAATTTTTAAAAGAACAGGGAGAGATCAGTTAATTGATCTCTTCATGAATCTCATCAATTAACACCATAATTTCTTCCTGAGAAAGATATAGATCTTGAATTCTATTTTTATAAGTTTCAGAAAGTTTTGAATGATTAAGTATAAAATCTTTCGTAGCAATGATTTTTTCACCCAATCCATGATTCACCGCATAAGTATCTGCAGCTCTTTCAGCTTCCCTGATGTAGTTTTTTGAAGTAATATATTTCAATCCAAACCAGACCAGACCAAATGCAGATCTATCTCTGTAATCCATAATATGTCCTAGCTCGTGACCAATCCAGCCTACCAGTACATCTGAAGGAACGGATGAAACATCGAATACCTCATCTTCAATTTTAAACTTTTCATTGATAAAAATGAGATAACTCCTGTTCTTCCTGTTTTTAAAAAGTCCGCTAATTTTTGGCTGAGCCTGCATAAAAGACTTTTTAATATTACTCTTAAACCTAATTTCAATAGGAGTGTCCTTAAGTTCTGGATAGTGCGAAAGAGCCACATAGGCTTCTCTCCAAATAACATCGGGTACAATTTTATTGCTAAACTCTAAGCTGTCTTTTTGTTGCATGGTTGATTGCTGGGCATAACAAGCTGGAAGAAAAATTAAAAAAGTGATTAAAAGAGTACTTTTTAAAATGCCTGTCATGTTTATTTTATTATTTTTCAAAGTACAACAAAATTGATGCCTTATAAATTTTCAAGTTTTAAAATAGACTTAAAAAACAAGCCTGTTCCATAAAAACATAAAAAAAGCAGGTATTAACCTGCTTTTGGAAATTTTATGTATTCTCAAACATTTTTAACTCTTCATCATTTCCTGAAGTCTTTGCTGAAGATCAGCATCAGATCTTAGAGCCATAGCAAGTTGTTGATATCTCTCCATGCTAAGATCACTTTCAGAAATTACGTTCTGCATTTTTTTCTGAAACTCCGGTTGCATTTCTTCCAGATCTGCAACAACTTCTTTGTATTTTTCGTCTTCTTCCTTAGTAGTTTCAATCTCTTTTTCTGGATCCATTTTAGCCTGATGGATTTCATTGAACCTTTGAAGTTCAAAATCTTCTTCCTGAACCACGGCCATCATTTCCTTCTGAACCTCCTGATTCATCATTCTCATTTTTTGAAACACCTCAGCAAACTGTGCTAATTCGGCATCACTTACTTCTATCTTTTCCTGTTGTTGTGGCATTGTAGTAGATTGGGCCGATACCGAGGCTGTTCCTACTGCTACTACAAATAACAAACTACTAAAAAACTTCTTCATTTTCTTTGTTTTATGATTTTACTCGTACTGTGCGAAAACTATGCCTTTAATCTAAATGTTCATAAGCTTTAAGAAAATGAAGCCCCGTCTTAAGGAAGCTTTAACAGAAAAAGAAGGCTATAAGCTTACAACTAAATAGATAATTACTCTCATAATTGAAAACCTGACATCGCTTCATAAAACTAAATTTAATGATTGAGCTTCTAATTTAAACATGTGGAATTCCCTCCACACTTCTTTATTTTCTGTTCTTTATATTAGACTCATACGTTGCGATCCATTCCTGTAAACTAATTTTTGATGAAAGCTCCCCAATAAGATCATATGGGATTTTATCCATATTTTTAAAACGTATACAACTTTTCCCCATATCTGGTTTTTTGCCTATATGTTTTTTATATTCTTCTACAAACCATTTATGCAGCTCTTTATCTGCATAAACCCCGGAATGGTAGACTGCAATATAATTTTTTTGTGACGCCAGGTTCATAAATGGCAGTGGAAGGGAAGGGTCACAGTGGTAACCATCAGGATACAGGTTATGAGGCACAACGTAGCCTATCATTCCATAGCTCATGGTTTCCTGAAAGCCATCGGGCAGATTCTCTTTTATAACAGCTTGTAATTTTGTCATTGCTTGTTTTCTCTCTTCAGGAACCTTTTCAAGATATTCCTTCGGGGATTCTGCATCGATTTTCATTTCTTCTTAATTTTAGTGATCTATACAAATTTAAAGGTTTAAGCGGTCTTTCGTCTCCAAAACAATGCAGCCAGTCCCAGGATTGGTCCCATACTTAAAAAAATAAAAATTAAAGCAGGTGTTAATAGACCAAGTAATATATTTAATAATTGTATGCTAAATATGGTTAGGGAAAAACCTATACAATTTACTATTGTAAGTGCAGTTCCTCTTGCTTCAGGAGATGTATTTTGAGCCACGAGCGTGGAGAATAGGGGAGAATCTGCCACAACTACCAGTCCCCAGAAAATAAGGAATCCAATAAAGCCGATTTCAGAATTGAGATTAAAAATAATGGGTGATATCAAGCAGCAAAGTCCAGATAGAAATAGTGCCATACCGGCGGTTCTTTTTACACCCCATTTTTCAGAAATATAACCGCCAAGTATACAGGATAATCCTCCAAGACCAATTATTAAGAACGATATTAAGGGGATACTAAAGTCGACTTCAGGATGTGAATTCTTATAGAAGCTGAGAATAACAGGAACAAAAGCCCAGAAGGCGTATAGTTCCCACATATGTCCAAAATAACCAAAAGCCGCCTGGCGAAAATTTGTATTTTTAAAAACCTTAAAGATGAGACTAAAGTCTGGTTGTGGTCTCTTCTTCTGATAAGGTCCATTTGGTACTAAGAACAAAATAAGAAGTCCGCCTGAAACGGACAGGCCAGAGGTAAAATAAATCACCGATCTCCATTCGAGATTGATAATTCCCGAGAGTTCTTTTAATAAATGCGGAAAAGCAGTGCCTAATACCAGGGCCCCAACCAGGTAACCAAGGGAGCGTCCAAGGCCTTTATCAAAATAATCGGAAGCGATCTTCATACCAACAGGATAGATCCCTGCCAGCGAAAAACCGGTTAAGAACCTGAATATGATCATACTAAAAAGCTGATTTTCTTCAAATAATGCACCTAGATTAAATAACGCCCCAAGGATGGAGCAAATAAAGAACACTTTTGATGGTGAAAATCTATCTGAAATGGTGAGGAAAGCAAAGCATAAGGTACCTGTAATAAATCCAAACTGTACTGCAGAGGTTAAATGTCCAAGTGCTTCAGAATTCAATCCAAATTCCTCAAGAAGACTGGGCATTACTGCATTTCCTGCGAACCACAGGGACGTACAGCAAAATTGAGCAAAAACAATAACAGGTAATATCCGGGAAGATACTTTCAAAAATATCGAAATTTAGTTCTTACTGGGTATTACCTGTTTCATTGTATTTAGCTCTACGGCTAAATTAATCTTTTATTGATTTTTCGGGCATAGTGACATCTTCATCTCTCAAGTATTTATCAAGAAAAGTGAGAATCTGCCTGTAAGCTTTGATTTCATTTTCCTTTTTGATAAAACCATGACCTTCATCAGGAAAAACCATATACTCAACAGGAACATCATTGGCTTTTACTGCTTCCACAATTTCATCAGACTCAACCTGAAGCACCCGCGGATCGTTAGCTCCCTGTAAAACCATGATAGGATTTTTTACATTCTCAGCATGGAATAAAGGAGAATTCTTTCTAAGCCTTATAGAATCTTTGGTGTTTGGATCACCTAATTCTTCATATAAAGCATTCTTAAAAGACTCCCAGTAAGGCGGGATAGATTTTAAAGTACGCAACCAGTTAGTTACCCCGAAAATATTTACTCCAACTTCAAATTCCTCAGGCTCGAAAGTCATAGCTGCCATGGTCATATACCCACCATAACTACCACCAATAATTCCTATTTGATCTTTATCGATGTAATCTTGTGATTCCAGCCATTTTTTCCCGTAAATCACATCCTGAAGGTCTTTTTCGCCATGATTCTTGTCATCCATTTTATAGAAACTTGCGCCATATCCACTACTACCGCGGTTATTTACGGCCAATATTGCATATCCATGATTAGCCAGATATTGAATAAGGGCAAAATAACCTACTCTGGACTGACCACCCGGCCCGCCATGAACCCAAACTAACGCAGGTTTTTTATTATCGGCCGTTGCAGTTAGCGGTTTGTAGTAGATCGCAGGTATTTCCAGTCCGTCAAAAGATTTGTATCTAACCACCTCTGCAGATACAAGGTCATTAACATCAATTTCCGGATTTAATGTACTCGTTAATTTTTTGAGCTCTTTGGTTTTTAGGTTATAAACATAAATATTATTGGGGGTTCTTGATGTTCCAACGGTTAACCTGAGAAGCTCCTCGCTATCTGAGAAACTGGCTGATACGATATTTCCATCTTTAATATCTGGAAGCTCCATCGGAGTTTTTGTTGCATTCTCCCACATAATTAGCTTGTTGGAGCCGTCTTCGTTTATCGCTATTACCCTGTACGTGTCATTTTCGCTTAGGCTGCTGTACATTACATCCCAGTTGGTTTCGTAAAGAACTTCAGACTCCTTGCTATCTAAATTAAAAGACATCAGCCTGCTAAATTCACCGCCGTGATTGGTGGTGTAGTAAAGCTCTGTTTTATCCTTACTGAATCCAGTAGGACTGTAACTGAAACCCGGTTTGGAAATTTCAGTCATTTCTTCGTTCTCTATATTAAGTAAGAAAAGTTTATTTTCACTGGTAGTTATTGGTTTTGATAGCGCAAGAAATTTCCCTGAATCTGATACATCTGAAACCGAGTAGCCTTCTTTGTTCTCATAGATCATTTCCGGTTCCCAGGTCCCAATTTTCATACTGTATAGATCAAAAAATTGAGGGTTTCTTTTGTTTGATAAGTAGTACATGGTTGATTTGTCACCGCTCCAGCCTGCAAAATTCGCCTTTTCATTTTCTCCGGATGTAAGATCCCGGGAAGTGCCATCGGGTTTTAACAGGTATAAATGATCTATTTCATTTCCCCCTTTATCTGCAGAATAAATAATGTCTTCAGAATTAGGAACATAATCTACCGCGAAAAATGATTCTTCAGTAGAATTGGTCACCGCAGATTTTGATTTGCCATCCAAAGTGATTTCATACAGATTAAAAATACCAGATTCATCAGAACTTATCAATAATTTACTTTCATCATTAGAAAACTGTCCGCCACCAATACGGGTGTTTTCATAGAATTGTTCTATGCTGTACTCTTTTGGTTTTTTTTCATCCTGTGCAAAAATCCCTACGGCAAGCAGGAAAATTAAGTAATTGATTTTTTTCATTTTTTGTGAGTGTTGGTTAGAAAAAGACCTTCTAAAAGGAAGGCCAGTTAAATATACAAAAAATGAAACTCTGGAATTTAACCAGAAAAAGAAGGGAAGTAATTAGAGGTGTTCCTGGTTGTTATTGGTGAGCGCATGTTTTTCATTACCGGTGTGTTTGGTAGAGGCCGGCTCAAATAGCATGACATGAACTTCTTTTTCGGCGATCGGTTTATGCTCCACACCACGGGGAACAATAAAGAATTCGTTTTCATTTAATTCTACCGTCCTGTCCCGAAATTCCAATTTCAAAGTTCCCTTTACGATCCAGAACATTTCATCTTCATCATCATGGGAGTGCCATATAAACTCACCTTTTAGTTTGGCAAATTTTACCTGCTGGCCGTTAAGTTCACCAACAATTCTCGGATTCCAGTGATCTGAGAATTTTTTAAATTTATCCTGTACGTTTACTTTTTCCATTACTGTTGAGGGCTTTTGTGATCGTAGCTTAAAACTCTTTTGAGAATCCAGTTATTATCTTCTTTAATCCAGACATGAGTAAATTTAGCCGAACTGGTTTTATAAAGTTCTTTACCAGATTCCTGTATATAAAAGTCGTGAATTCCTTTTTGAAGCGCACCATATAATTTCCCGTTTGCATAAAGAGGAAAGACTTCAAGACTCCCTTCAACAAGTTTTCTAATAGGTTTTTTATCGGGATTTGAACAAATATTGTTTCTTACATTCTCTAAAAAGTCTTCCTTGTTTGTGGTTAAACCACCCTGGTCATGATAGAATTCAAGATCTTTACTTACGAAACTCTCGAATCGTTCAATTTTACATTGGTTGAAACCTATATCAAAGAGCAAACTGTCACGGGATTTTAGGCTTATGTATAAATCTGAATTTTGATCAACTTGTGAATTAATCAAATTAAATACAAAAAGACAGATGAGAGTGGTAAGAGTTTTTTTCATATTAAAACGATTAATTACGCATTAACCAAAGGTAAGATTCCAGAAAATTATCGCTCCACATAACTTCATTATGTTTACCTCCTTCGACATATTTAACCTTAAATTTCTCGTTTTTGATTCCTTTTTCTTTTAAAACTTCGATCATTCTTTTCAGGTCTGGAACCATCTCCTCAGACTCTTCAGTACCTACCAGAAAATAAAATTTAGTTTTTGTGTTTAAATTCGATTCCCGGGTCATATCATAAATTTTATCATTGAACCAGAAAGAAGGAGAATATGCTCCAACCATTCCAAAGGTATTTGGATACTTCAAAGCGGCATAGTAAGCTACAAGACCGCCAAGGGAAGAACCGAAAATCCCGGTATTTTCATGGTCTGGCAAAGTTCTATAGGTGCTATCTATATGAGGTTTTAAATTATTCAAAATAAAATTTAGATATACATCTGCCTTTCCACCGCCATATTTTTCATGCGGAAAAGGCGTTAATTCATCAATTCTTTTGTTGCCTCCATGTTCAATACCCACAATAATAGCTTCAGGGGTTTTGATGCTGTCCAGGATTTCATCTACTTCCCATTCACCAACGTACGAGGTTTCTTTATCAAATAAATTCTGCCCGTCGTGCATATATATTACGGGATATTTCCTCTCTGTGTTTCGATAATTTCCCGGTAAATAAATCCAGATCTTTTTTATCGTATCTAACTGAGGCGTCTCAATAGTAAAGTGTTTTACTTGTTTAGAAAGACTGCTTTGGGCCAGCGAGTTGAAAGAGATAAATAGTATTAGAATTAATAAAAAAGGGTTCGATCTCATAAAATTTTGATGTTTGGTAAGTCTACTCAAAAATAGGATTTATACTTATAATATCGCGCTATTCTTTTGAAGTCTCGTTCCCGCATTCAAAACACGGAATTAATTTTTCATCAATTTCTGCATTTTCAGAGCCTTTTAGGGCTTCGGTAAGTTTTCCTTTCTGCTGAATTATAGTATGGAAGCTTTCAGCATATTCTTCTAAACGATCTCTCCGGCTCTTAATTTTGGTGCTGATATCCTGTTGATCGAGTTTGGCAATTTCAGCAGGCCAGACCATAAAGGCATCATCTATTTTCTTATCACTGAGTAATTGCTGCAGCTCCCTGGCTTGTTCAATGTAAATTTCCTTTGGCGTGTCTATCAGAAAATAACGATCGAAAGGATATACCAGTCCGGGCATATAATCAATTTCTTCTCCAAAAGGTCTTACTAATGGCTCCAAATTTTCGTTAGTAATAATAGAAGGGATTATTCCACTAATGTTAAAAAATGCATTATCCCGATCACCTGCCAGTGGAATTGCCTTAAAAGAGCCATCATTTTTAAGTAAAACCCATCCCCATTGTTCAGCGTGCCGGTCCCAATCTCCAATCAAAAGATCAAACAGGCGTGCTTTAATTAAAGAAGCTCTGTCAATCTTAAGTGTTTTTCCTTCTTTTTGTTTTAGTTCCTGAAGATCTTTCGTTTCCACAATTTCATCCACATTTTTGAAAGACGTCCAGTTCTTTTTGCTTTCGGTTTCATATTCCAGAAGGTAAAGGCGGTTCCCGTATTCTTTATTATAGGTTCCCAGTTTATCATGTTTTGGTATAAAATACATGGTTGGATGGGTATGCAATACGCCTGCTATATCTGAAAGTTGGGCCGCGAGTAAAGCTCCATAGGGATGTTGGGCAGAGATCCCATCTACAATAATATTTTGCAAACCAAGGTCTTCGGCAACTTCGGGAATTAATTTTTCAGGATCTTTAGCAACACTTCTTAGCGTGAAGATAATGCCTTCTTCATTTTCAAGTTTTAAAGAGTGAGTTTGCTTACCACCACCTTCTTTTATGATTTTAAGACCGCCTTTAAGTGTATCTAGAAAAGCAATAGGAACTTTTACGGGAGTAGACCAGGATTTGCGATAATTTTTACCCTGCATAAATTCTTTTAGAATATTCCCTTCATATAGACTGCTGGGAGCGACCAGAACAGAATCATGCTTCTTAAAATCAACCTTTTCCAGATCTTCATAATTTTTTATCTCACAGGTTTTAAATTCTTTATCGGTACTGGAAACTGACAAATAGACGAGCAAAATAAAAGCAATGAAAAGTATTACAACAGCGACTAGTATTTTTTTCATTCAGAACTGATTATTGAATTTCGGGATTCAAAACTATAATTTCAGTGGATAATTACAGATTATGAAAAGTTATAATATTCAAAAAAATCTGTTTTACATTCCAACGGTAGTTTATTCATACTTTAATCCATTTGTAATTCGCTGCGTTTATTCCTTAGATCGGGCCCACCTTGCAGAATAGATTTGAGGTTTAACATATAAAAGGTCCATCCGGTTTTACAACCCACATAAAAGTTCATTATAGATTCTTCATCTTGCGGGATATTTTCCTGAACCAGTCTAAGAATTTGTTGTCCATTTTCTTCAACAATGCGAACACCAACCTTTCCTGCTTTTCCGAAAATAAATCTAAGAAATTCACCTTCTTCAGGATGTAAGACTTCTCCGTGTTCTTCAATATTATCTGGCCAGCCATACCATTGCCATCTATAAGAATCTCCGGGCTGGATATTCTCATCTCGTTTTCTTTTTTCTCCATTTCCGGTAGAGAACTCTGCTAATCGCAAGAACCAGTTCTCCAATATTTTTGGAGTCATCCACGCTTCAATAATCTTCTCCCTGGGATTATCTATTGGTATATTTACCGTAAAGCTGCTCCAATCTAATTTCTTTCTTTCACCCATGATTTTATCTTTTTATGATCTAAATGAACCAGTTAAAGATTGTTTTATAAATTTAATGAAAAATACCATGTCTATACAGTATAAGGCTCCTCCTAAAACCAGAATTGGCCATATTCATTTAAGAGTTTCAAATATTGAAAAATCTCTCCTGTTTTACAGGGATCTCCTGGGTTTTGAAATTACTGAAAGAATCGGTGATCAGGCTGTTTTTCTTTCTGCAGGAGGATATCATCATCATATAGCTTTAAATACGTGGTATAGTAAAAACTCCTCCAAATCAAATAAATCTGGAGTCGGGCTTTTTCACGCGGCGATACTCTATGATAAACGAGAGGAATTAGCTGCAATTACCAGAAGACTCATTGAAAATAATTATCCGTTAACAGGCGCTGCAGATCATGGTGTCTCTGAAGCGATTTATCTTGATGATCCTGATGGTAACGGGATTGAATTATATTGGGACAGATCAAAAAAAGACTGGCCTAGAGATGCAGATGGCAGTTTGAAAATGTACACTAAAAACCTGAATGTAGAAGATCTGATAAATGCATGAATATTACCGGGTAAAACCATCAAAACCAATATCCCTTATAAAACATTTTGTGCTCCTGGAAATTTCTCACTCACCTGTTATACTGTATGGCAGGATAAAAT
Protein-coding regions in this window:
- a CDS encoding nuclear transport factor 2 family protein, whose product is MKKTLTTLICLFVFNLINSQVDQNSDLYISLKSRDSLLFDIGFNQCKIERFESFVSKDLEFYHDQGGLTTNKEDFLENVRNNICSNPDKKPIRKLVEGSLEVFPLYANGKLYGALQKGIHDFYIQESGKELYKTSSAKFTHVWIKEDNNWILKRVLSYDHKSPQQ
- a CDS encoding alpha/beta hydrolase-fold protein, giving the protein MRSNPFLLILILFISFNSLAQSSLSKQVKHFTIETPQLDTIKKIWIYLPGNYRNTERKYPVIYMHDGQNLFDKETSYVGEWEVDEILDSIKTPEAIIVGIEHGGNKRIDELTPFPHEKYGGGKADVYLNFILNNLKPHIDSTYRTLPDHENTGIFGSSLGGLVAYYAALKYPNTFGMVGAYSPSFWFNDKIYDMTRESNLNTKTKFYFLVGTEESEEMVPDLKRMIEVLKEKGIKNEKFKVKYVEGGKHNEVMWSDNFLESYLWLMRN
- a CDS encoding SRPBCC domain-containing protein — encoded protein: MGERKKLDWSSFTVNIPIDNPREKIIEAWMTPKILENWFLRLAEFSTGNGEKRKRDENIQPGDSYRWQWYGWPDNIEEHGEVLHPEEGEFLRFIFGKAGKVGVRIVEENGQQILRLVQENIPQDEESIMNFYVGCKTGWTFYMLNLKSILQGGPDLRNKRSELQMD
- a CDS encoding VOC family protein, giving the protein MKNTMSIQYKAPPKTRIGHIHLRVSNIEKSLLFYRDLLGFEITERIGDQAVFLSAGGYHHHIALNTWYSKNSSKSNKSGVGLFHAAILYDKREELAAITRRLIENNYPLTGAADHGVSEAIYLDDPDGNGIELYWDRSKKDWPRDADGSLKMYTKNLNVEDLINA